In Pseudomonadota bacterium, the genomic stretch GTGTGGGTCGCGGCGGGAACCTACGTACCCGGCACAACGCGAGGGGCCACGTTCCAGTTGATCGCCGGGGTCGTCCTGTACGGAGGCTTCGCGGGAGACGAGACTGCCCTCGAGCAACGTGTTATCGGCGCGAACGAGACGATCCTTTCTGGTGAAATCGGCGTCGCTGACGACAACTCGGACAACATTTACCACGTCGTGACCGGCGCGGATGACGCCACCATCGACGGTTTTACGATCACGGGAGGCTGCGCAAAGGGAGTATCTCCCGGTAGTAGCGAAGGCGGTGGAATGTACAACTACGAGTCCTCGCCGACCGTGACGAACTGCACGTTCTCGGACAACACGGCGGACTCCGGCGGCGGGATGTACAACGACGGCTCCTCACCGACCGTGACGGGCTGCACGTTCTCGTTCAACCAATCGGCTTTGGGCGGCGGGATGTCTAACGGCGGCGGCTCCTCGCCTGCTGTAACCAACTGCGCATTCTCGAGCAATTCTGCGGGCTTATACGGTGGCGGGATGACCCACCACAACTCCTCGCCGACCGTGACCAACTGCATCATGTGGGGCGACACGGGTGAGTCGGGTGTCAGTGAGATTAGGGGGCTCGGCGAGAGTATCGACGTCGAGGTGGATGTCACCTACAGCAACATCCAGGGCGGGTACGCCGGTACCGGCAACATCGACGCCGACCCGCTGTTCATTGATGCCGAGAGCGGCGATCTCCACCTGCAATCGACCTCGCCGTGCATCGACACCGGCTCGAACGACGCGGTGCCGGACGACGTGACCACCGACCTCGACGGCAACCCGCGGATCGTCGACGGCGACTCCGACTCCACCGCCACCGTCGACATGGGCGCGTACGAGGTTCAGCCGTAGCCCGCGTCCGAATCTCAGCGCTTAAAATCGTCCGCGCGCGACGATTTTCGTCAACCGATGGCCGGATCGTCCGATTCCAGATCTCCTGACATGCCCTGCGTAACCTGCTGAAAAGACACGGACCGCGTTCTGCGGGGCGCGCACTCAAATCTGTCCGGTCTTTCGAGATGCGAGTGGCGGAGGAGCGCGGCCTCGAGCGGTTGGCTGTGATCGAGATCGCGCACCCTTTCGTGTCCGCTCCGTCGTAGCCCCATGGTGTGGAAAATCAGATCGTGCTCAGGTTGCCGCCGTCGCTGCTCGAGTCGCGGACGGACGTGCTCAATGCTCGGTGCACGTTGCGCACCGAGGGAGGCCGTCGCGTGGTCGTCGTGTCCGGCGTCGCGGTTCACGGCTACAGTGCGGACGACGAGATCACGAAGCGGTACGTGATGGTCTCGCTCGTCGAGGCCGGTCACGCGACCCAGGAGGAAGTGGCGCGGGCGTTCGGGGGGACGGAGCGGACGTTGCGGCGGATGCAGCGGCGGTTCGAGGAAGGCGGGATGGCGGGCCTGATGACGCAATGTGGGTGGCGGCCCGGGCGGCGGCGGTTGCC encodes the following:
- a CDS encoding DUF1565 domain-containing protein, producing MRLMTSVVWLALCGATFVLASCSHVSAGGIGDAGTDTGTDTDADSDTDADTDTGPACVVYVNGADGDDGNTGESWTSALATVQAGLNLAEGAGCEVWVAAGTYVPGTTRGATFQLIAGVVLYGGFAGDETALEQRVIGANETILSGEIGVADDNSDNIYHVVTGADDATIDGFTITGGCAKGVSPGSSEGGGMYNYESSPTVTNCTFSDNTADSGGGMYNDGSSPTVTGCTFSFNQSALGGGMSNGGGSSPAVTNCAFSSNSAGLYGGGMTHHNSSPTVTNCIMWGDTGESGVSEIRGLGESIDVEVDVTYSNIQGGYAGTGNIDADPLFIDAESGDLHLQSTSPCIDTGSNDAVPDDVTTDLDGNPRIVDGDSDSTATVDMGAYEVQP